The following are from one region of the Sorghum bicolor cultivar BTx623 chromosome 2, Sorghum_bicolor_NCBIv3, whole genome shotgun sequence genome:
- the LOC8062104 gene encoding uncharacterized protein LOC8062104 — protein sequence MAPPSSLPELTDDLIGEILLRISPDEPAHLFRTSLVCRSWRHLLSDLGFLRRYREFHGTPPVLGFLNYNSLETTTSPACPLIPPALDCYGCVALDCRHGRVLLHTIHPAGLIVWDPITGNQHHLPDAPEDPYNHLTGAVLCAADGCDHVDCGRGGPFLVVFGGTADDENLVEGDDVSFTWLSVYSSATGTWSALASAHLGPIATSRDVMGPSLLAGGALHFLLEDGRRLLRYELGRHELSVTNLPPPLRVGNMALVKAEDGGGLGVAGVEGYSLHLWSWRGAAAGWVQGRVIELDMMLPMTIGDPSTRLLVVGYSECANTIFIHSNEGIFTIEFKSDRIKHICESRDFQTITPYASFYTPDYAWERFQLLVNWMQ from the coding sequence ATGGCGCCGCCAAGCTCACTGCCGGAGTTGACGGACGACCTCATCGGCGAGATCCTCCTCCGCATTTCGCCGGATGAGCCTGCGCACCTCTTCCGCACCTCCCTCGTCTGCAGGTCCTGGCGGCACCTCCTCTCCGACCTGGGCTTCCTCCGCCGCTACCGCGAGTTCCACGGGACACCGCCCGTGCTCGGCTTCCTCAACTACAACAGCTTGGAGACCACCACGAGCCCCGCCTGCCCGCTCATCCCTCCGGCGTTAGACTGCTACGGCTGTGTCGCCCTCGACTGCCGCCACGGCCGCGTGCTCCTCCACACCATCCACCCGGCGGGCCTCATCGTCTGGGACCCCATCACCGGCAACCAGCACCACCTGCCTGATGCGCCGGAGGACCCGTACAACCACCTCACCGGAGCCGTCCTCTGCGCGGCGGACGGCTGCGACCACGTCGACTGCGGCCGCGGGGGCCCTTTCCTCGTGGTCTTCGGGGGCACCGCCGACGACGAGAACCTCGTGGAGGGGGACGACGTCAGTTTCACGTGGCTGAGCGTCTACTCGTCGGCGACCGGAACGTGGAGCGCGCTGGCCTCGGCTCACCTCGGGCCCATCGCGACGTCCCGCGACGTGATGGGGCCCAGCCTGCTCGCCGGAGGCGCGCTCCACTTCCTCCTAGAGGACGGCCGCAGACTGCTCAGGTACGAATTGGGAAGGCATGAGCTGTCAGTGACGAACCTGCCACCACCCTTGCGCGTGGGAAACATGGCCCTCGTGAAGGCGGAGGACGGCGGCGGGCTGGGAGTCGCCGGCGTGGAGGGCTACAGCCTCCACCTGTGGTCCTGGAGGGGAGCTGCCGCCGGATGGGTGCAGGGAAGGGTGATCGAGCTGGATATGATGCTCCCCATGACCATTGGTGACCCCTCCACCAGACTCCTTGTGGTCGGCTACTCAGAGTGTGCTAATACCATTTTCATACATTCAAATGAGGGGATCTTCACCATTGAGTTCAAATCTGACCGGATCAAGCACATATGCGAGAGCCGGGACTTCCAGACCATCACTCCCTACGCAAGCTTCTACACTCCTG